The Sphingomonas oryzagri genomic interval CGCGCGGCCGAGGCGCTGAGAGGGCTTTAAATCGGCTCTGTGGGGAATGGGTCGCGATCGGCATGGCGGCCGGATCGTCCAGGCGCTCGATGCCGGCGCCGATCAGCCGCGAGGCGGCCGAGCTGGTGGACTAGATCCGGCGCGGGCGCGCGGATCTAGTCCGCCCCGCCGATCAGCCGATCGGGAAGTTGCTGATGATCAGCTCACCGGCCGGCCGGGCCTCGGCGCCGACGGTGTAGGTCGTGACGATCGGCGCGATGTGGAAGCGCGCGAACGTCTCGCGCACCTCGGGCCGATCGTTGATCGAGAGGATGAACCTGCCGGCGATGCCGGCGAGCTGCTCGGCCAGCTGGGCGAAGTCGGCGCGGCCGAACACGTCGGGGCCGTAATCGTCCTCGCAACCCCAATAGGGCGGGTCGAGATAGAACAGCGTCCCCGGCCTATCATATCGCCGGATGAAGTCGGCATAGCCCAGCTGCTCGATGACGACGCCGGCAAGCCGGCGATGGAGATCCGCGATCATGGCATCCAGCTTGCTGGCATTGAACCGGGCTGGGCCGGCGACATCGACGCCGAACGTCCGGCCCTTCACCTTCCCGCCGAACGCGAGCCGCTGCAGATACAGGAATCTCGCCGCGCGGTTGAAGTCGGTGAGGCCTGCGCGGATCGGGTCGATCGCCCGCAGCCGGTCGAATTCCGCCCGGCTGGTGATCCACCAACGCTGCAGGTAGGCCGCGAATTCCGGACCATGCTCGCGCAGCACGCGGAACAGGTTGGCGACGTCGGCCGACACGTCGTTGATGACCTCGGCCTTCGGCCGGCGCGATCGGCGCAGGAAGATGCCGCCCATGCCAACGAACGGCTCGGCATAGGTGTCGCACGGTATCTCGTCGATGATCGCGGTGAGGCGCCGCGCGAGGTTGCGCTTGCCCCCGATATAGCCGGCAATCGGCGCGGACGGGCGAATTGTGTAAAAGTGTGGAAAGTTCAAGCAGGCACTCATATGGGTTCGCCGCCCGATGATCCGGGCGATGGGCTGACCGGTGAAAGCCGGTCGGGACGAGTGCCTGCTCGTCGGTGAACCGCGTTGGTAGCGCGGTTCCCCCCGCCCGGCGCGGCCGGACGGGGAAGATAGGGTCAAGCCTTGGCGGGCGTGCCGGCGAGAGGGACGCGGGCCGCGAATTTCACGGCCTCCACGC includes:
- a CDS encoding DNA adenine methylase, encoding MSACLNFPHFYTIRPSAPIAGYIGGKRNLARRLTAIIDEIPCDTYAEPFVGMGGIFLRRSRRPKAEVINDVSADVANLFRVLREHGPEFAAYLQRWWITSRAEFDRLRAIDPIRAGLTDFNRAARFLYLQRLAFGGKVKGRTFGVDVAGPARFNASKLDAMIADLHRRLAGVVIEQLGYADFIRRYDRPGTLFYLDPPYWGCEDDYGPDVFGRADFAQLAEQLAGIAGRFILSINDRPEVRETFARFHIAPIVTTYTVGAEARPAGELIISNFPIG